In one window of Pseudomonadota bacterium DNA:
- a CDS encoding VOC family protein, which translates to MSQNSTGAAVPAVSFSHVGVMCKDPIATERYYSKHFGFQRTRVYAPGPGQVVMIRSGEIYLELFKATEEAPCPPPKEAGPSWPCLRHLCFSVPDLDAQLARMGAEARLTLGPLDMGAFVKGMRVCWLADPDGNIVELNQGYVDEENPPALEGRR; encoded by the coding sequence ATGAGCCAGAATAGTACGGGTGCCGCCGTTCCGGCAGTGTCGTTCTCCCACGTCGGCGTGATGTGCAAGGACCCGATCGCCACCGAGCGCTACTATTCGAAGCACTTCGGATTCCAGAGGACGCGCGTGTACGCGCCAGGGCCCGGGCAGGTGGTGATGATCAGGAGCGGCGAGATCTACCTCGAGCTGTTCAAGGCGACCGAAGAGGCGCCATGCCCGCCGCCGAAGGAAGCCGGTCCGTCGTGGCCGTGCCTCCGTCACCTGTGCTTCTCGGTGCCGGATCTCGACGCGCAGCTCGCGCGGATGGGCGCCGAGGCGCGATTGACCCTCGGGCCGCTCGACATGGGCGCGTTCGTCAAGGGCATGCGGGTGTGCTGGCTGGCCGACCCGGACGGCAACATCGTCGAGCTGAATCAGGGCTACGTCGACGAGGAGAACCCTCCGGCGCTGGAAGGCCGACGATGA
- a CDS encoding thiamine pyrophosphate-binding protein: protein MDGRHGRRALVEQLLADGMTCMFGNPGTVEQGFLDVLHDFPDMHYILSLQESVAVMMGDGYARATHRPTLVQIHSTPGLGNAIGAMYQAMRGHAPLVVIGGDAGLRYLPMQAQMYGDLVAMAEPVTKWAAMVTDPSSLLRMVRRAVKIAVTPPMGPVYLCLPADVLDQECRETVEPSFTTPARVAPDDAFLREAAEMLAGARKPMMFVGDGVAYSGAQAETERVAELLGAEIWGVDSGELNVAYDHPLYQGQTGHMFGFASHPITSKGDVNLVVGTYMVPEVYPRLEDIYAPGAKVVHVDLDSSAIARNHRVTLAAVADPKLSLARLAAVLPTVMDDARRSAAAIRAESISRQKAERVAAQKLADRSQWESIPVSAARFMGELAELLPSDAVLFDEALTSSPELTRYLPPRAAGSFFQTRGGSLGVGFPGALGVKVAKPDRTVVGFSGDGGSMYTIQALWTAARHGIGAKFVVCNNQGYKLLKLNIQQYWKEQGIGAHVFPEPFELANPVIDFVSLAASMGVPGEKIDRPERIRPALERMLSTPGPFLIDLIVSKHVPGEVTECRCGQ, encoded by the coding sequence ATGGATGGTAGGCACGGCCGTCGCGCCCTGGTCGAACAGCTGCTCGCCGACGGGATGACGTGCATGTTCGGCAACCCCGGCACCGTCGAGCAGGGGTTCCTGGACGTGCTGCACGACTTCCCCGACATGCACTACATCTTGTCACTTCAAGAGAGCGTCGCGGTCATGATGGGCGACGGGTACGCGCGCGCCACGCACCGGCCGACCCTCGTGCAGATCCACAGCACGCCGGGGCTCGGCAACGCGATCGGTGCCATGTACCAAGCCATGCGCGGGCACGCACCGCTCGTCGTGATCGGCGGCGACGCGGGTCTGCGGTACCTGCCTATGCAGGCGCAGATGTACGGCGATCTGGTTGCGATGGCGGAGCCGGTGACGAAGTGGGCGGCGATGGTCACCGACCCATCGTCGCTGCTGCGCATGGTCCGCCGAGCCGTCAAGATCGCCGTGACGCCCCCGATGGGGCCCGTGTACCTGTGCCTGCCGGCCGACGTTCTCGACCAGGAATGCCGCGAAACGGTGGAGCCGTCGTTCACGACCCCCGCGCGTGTCGCTCCCGACGACGCGTTCCTGCGCGAGGCGGCCGAGATGCTCGCGGGTGCCCGGAAGCCGATGATGTTCGTCGGCGACGGAGTCGCGTATTCGGGCGCGCAGGCGGAGACCGAGCGCGTCGCGGAGCTGCTCGGCGCCGAGATCTGGGGCGTCGACTCGGGCGAGCTGAACGTCGCGTACGACCACCCGCTCTACCAGGGACAGACCGGCCACATGTTCGGCTTCGCCAGCCACCCGATCACCTCGAAGGGGGACGTCAACCTCGTCGTGGGCACGTACATGGTTCCCGAGGTCTATCCGCGGCTCGAGGACATCTACGCCCCGGGCGCGAAGGTCGTTCATGTCGATCTCGATTCGTCGGCGATCGCGCGCAACCACCGCGTCACACTCGCCGCGGTCGCCGATCCGAAGCTCTCCCTCGCCCGCCTGGCCGCCGTGCTGCCGACCGTGATGGACGACGCCCGGCGCTCGGCCGCGGCGATCCGAGCCGAGAGCATCAGCAGGCAGAAAGCGGAACGCGTGGCGGCGCAGAAGCTCGCCGATCGTTCTCAATGGGAGTCGATACCGGTCAGTGCCGCGCGATTCATGGGAGAGCTCGCCGAGCTTCTCCCGTCGGACGCCGTCCTCTTCGACGAGGCCCTGACCTCATCTCCAGAGCTGACGCGCTACCTCCCGCCCCGCGCCGCAGGCAGTTTCTTCCAGACACGAGGCGGCTCGCTGGGTGTGGGTTTTCCGGGCGCTCTCGGCGTGAAGGTCGCGAAGCCGGACCGCACCGTCGTGGGTTTCTCCGGCGACGGCGGCTCCATGTACACGATCCAGGCGCTGTGGACCGCCGCGCGCCACGGCATCGGCGCGAAGTTCGTGGTCTGCAACAACCAGGGGTACAAGCTGCTCAAGCTCAACATCCAGCAGTACTGGAAGGAACAGGGCATCGGCGCGCACGTGTTCCCGGAGCCGTTCGAGCTGGCGAACCCCGTCATCGATTTCGTATCGCTCGCGGCGTCCATGGGAGTGCCGGGCGAGAAGATCGACCGGCCGGAACGAATCCGGCCCGCGCTCGAGCGCATGCTGTCGACGCCCGGTCCGTTCCTGATCGACCTCATCGTTTCGAAGCATGTTCCCGGCGAGGTGACCGAGTGCCGGTGCGGCCAGTGA
- the rplS gene encoding 50S ribosomal protein L19 — translation MSGTVLKLYEIEQEQLRVNVLPDFKSGDTVRVHYKIREGEKERVQVFEGIVIARHNGGLRGTFTVRKVSYGVGVERVFPNHSPRIEKVEVKAHGRVRQARLFYLRGLRGKAARIREVGVH, via the coding sequence ATGAGCGGCACGGTTCTGAAGCTATACGAGATCGAGCAGGAGCAGCTGCGCGTGAACGTCCTGCCGGACTTCAAGTCGGGCGATACCGTTCGCGTCCACTACAAGATCCGCGAGGGTGAGAAGGAGCGCGTGCAGGTCTTCGAGGGGATCGTCATCGCGCGGCACAACGGCGGCCTCCGGGGGACATTCACGGTCCGCAAGGTGTCCTACGGCGTCGGCGTGGAGCGCGTCTTCCCCAACCACTCTCCGCGCATCGAGAAGGTCGAGGTCAAGGCGCACGGCCGCGTGCGTCAGGCCCGGCTGTTCTACCTCCGTGGCCTGCGCGGGAAAGCAGCGCGCATCCGCGAAGTCGGCGTCCACTGA
- a CDS encoding nuclear transport factor 2 family protein, whose protein sequence is MGTREVVAEYFECVNSGRWDDWLALFADDIVMDEQLGGHLEGIKALSASIEGLRTSKTFENRPRRFFIDGDTAAVVWHISTVGPKGEPIEADGVNYYEIKNGKISYFRNYHDSRPFKPILGE, encoded by the coding sequence ATGGGAACGAGAGAAGTGGTCGCGGAGTACTTCGAGTGCGTCAACAGCGGGCGGTGGGATGACTGGCTGGCGTTGTTCGCCGACGACATCGTCATGGACGAGCAGCTCGGCGGGCATCTCGAAGGGATCAAGGCGCTGTCCGCGTCGATCGAGGGGCTGCGGACTTCGAAGACCTTCGAGAACCGCCCGCGCAGGTTCTTCATCGACGGCGACACGGCGGCGGTCGTCTGGCACATCTCGACGGTCGGGCCGAAAGGCGAGCCGATCGAGGCGGACGGGGTGAACTACTACGAGATCAAGAACGGCAAGATCTCCTACTTCCGCAACTACCACGACTCGCGTCCGTTCAAGCCGATTCTGGGAGAGTGA
- a CDS encoding nuclear transport factor 2 family protein yields MAETLTAWEVKELVYAWFKKLTDKAPAEELEAMLSAASLHMEFPGDSLRSQAEFRVWLHKVTNLFFDQVHDVLFLDVRLAGDKAEVNLVVNWQAKTWTPPAPYSEWTGSNVHQRWEVIRDPQSEKAVISEYIVGAFDRMKG; encoded by the coding sequence ATGGCGGAAACGTTGACGGCCTGGGAGGTGAAGGAGCTCGTCTACGCGTGGTTCAAGAAGCTGACCGACAAGGCGCCGGCGGAAGAGCTCGAGGCGATGCTGTCGGCCGCGTCGCTGCACATGGAGTTTCCGGGCGACTCGCTGCGCAGCCAAGCGGAGTTCCGCGTCTGGCTCCACAAGGTCACGAACCTCTTCTTCGATCAGGTGCACGACGTGCTGTTCCTCGACGTGCGGCTGGCGGGCGACAAGGCCGAGGTGAATCTCGTGGTGAACTGGCAGGCCAAGACGTGGACCCCGCCGGCCCCCTACAGCGAATGGACCGGCTCCAACGTGCACCAGCGCTGGGAGGTGATCCGCGATCCCCAATCCGAGAAGGCCGTCATCTCCGAGTACATCGTCGGCGCGTTCGACAGGATGAAGGGCTAG
- a CDS encoding TMEM175 family protein, protein MSATGVPGLSKARLEALCDGIFAIVMTLLVLEIGVPKIAEISSADKLTERLLSMWPELVSYVVSFALLASFWFAHHFEFSFFARTDRRHVWINVLFMLLISLVPASTALFSEFYRYHVGVVVYAGNMAAAGMALLWNWRYATHGGRLTVVSFPENVRKAVSIRLLFYPILFAFAAAASWLSATVGFLLCVAIPAAYIVMQILPHRIDRERAAPDVKP, encoded by the coding sequence ATGAGCGCGACGGGGGTCCCGGGGCTGAGCAAGGCCCGTCTCGAGGCGCTGTGCGATGGGATCTTCGCGATCGTGATGACCCTGCTGGTCCTGGAGATCGGGGTGCCGAAGATCGCCGAGATCAGCAGCGCGGACAAGCTGACGGAGAGGCTCCTATCGATGTGGCCGGAGCTGGTCAGCTACGTGGTGAGCTTCGCTCTGCTCGCGTCGTTCTGGTTCGCCCACCACTTCGAGTTCAGCTTCTTCGCGCGGACCGATAGGCGCCATGTCTGGATCAATGTCCTCTTCATGCTCCTCATCTCGCTCGTCCCCGCCTCGACCGCGCTGTTCAGCGAGTTCTACAGGTACCACGTCGGTGTGGTGGTCTACGCGGGGAACATGGCGGCGGCCGGGATGGCGCTGCTCTGGAACTGGCGCTACGCAACCCACGGCGGGCGGCTGACGGTGGTCAGCTTTCCCGAGAACGTGCGCAAGGCGGTCTCGATACGCCTGCTATTCTACCCCATCCTCTTCGCGTTCGCCGCGGCCGCTTCGTGGCTGAGCGCAACCGTTGGCTTCCTGCTTTGCGTGGCCATCCCTGCCGCCTACATCGTGATGCAGATCCTGCCGCATCGGATCGACCGCGAGCGTGCCGCGCCCGATGTGAAGCCCTGA
- a CDS encoding DJ-1/PfpI family protein yields the protein MAGKRVLVLASNYGIWAEELQAPWDALRKAGHLPTLATRLGKKPLPIVVSMDPEFVDPMQNAKVNTPEVVQRTKQLLDGPEWASPIKLADAKMSDYDAVVIVGGPGASLDLVGNANVHALVLDAVKAGKLVGALCYGVGALAFTRDPDRDSKSVIYERTVVAHPHEWDFTFDMNYPLYGATADNPGTDITTTGFMFPLQRMVEDAVGPKGRVISDATANREKPCTAVDHPFVTGLSVESSIAFGAALVNALAK from the coding sequence ATGGCAGGTAAAAGAGTGCTGGTCCTGGCGTCGAACTACGGGATTTGGGCTGAGGAGCTGCAGGCGCCGTGGGATGCGCTGCGCAAGGCGGGTCACCTTCCGACGCTGGCGACGCGTCTGGGGAAGAAGCCCCTGCCGATCGTGGTCAGCATGGATCCCGAATTCGTCGATCCGATGCAGAACGCGAAGGTCAACACGCCCGAGGTCGTGCAGCGGACGAAGCAGCTGCTCGACGGTCCCGAGTGGGCCTCGCCTATCAAGCTCGCGGACGCGAAGATGAGCGACTACGACGCGGTGGTGATCGTCGGCGGCCCGGGAGCGTCGCTGGATCTCGTCGGCAACGCGAACGTCCACGCCCTCGTCCTCGACGCGGTCAAGGCGGGCAAGCTGGTGGGCGCCCTGTGCTACGGCGTCGGCGCGCTCGCCTTCACGCGGGACCCTGATCGTGACAGCAAGAGCGTCATCTATGAACGCACCGTCGTCGCACATCCGCACGAGTGGGACTTCACCTTCGACATGAACTACCCGCTCTACGGTGCGACCGCGGACAACCCGGGAACAGACATCACGACGACGGGCTTCATGTTCCCGCTGCAGCGGATGGTCGAGGACGCCGTGGGCCCGAAGGGGAGGGTGATCTCCGACGCCACGGCCAACCGGGAGAAGCCGTGCACCGCGGTGGACCACCCCTTCGTCACGGGGCTCTCGGTGGAGTCCTCGATCGCCTTCGGCGCCGCCCTCGTGAACGCGTTGGCGAAGTGA
- a CDS encoding MBL fold metallo-hydrolase codes for MPAFPVVHRVAGKFPALPNHVNAFLVELEHASVVIDATIALSSARQLVAIAEEVGKPIRAVLMTHGHPDHFSGLKVFEDVPRYASQGCLDFSRKEDAEKGALGKSYHGDDFAEPRVFPNMIVKGGTTLTIDGTAFAFSDLGPGESDADGMWVVRGASGTHAFIGDLVAKDCHSFFRDGHLREWMKLLDRLETTLPADVFLYYGHGEPGGMEQLRWQRGYNQAFLDAIRAIPEKDRLPSEADQASVIAAMQKHMPGDAAIFLLTYDLPHVIECYWRKYGMA; via the coding sequence ATGCCAGCGTTCCCCGTCGTCCATCGCGTCGCCGGCAAGTTCCCGGCGCTCCCCAACCACGTCAACGCCTTCCTGGTGGAGCTCGAGCACGCCTCCGTCGTGATCGACGCCACGATCGCGCTGTCGAGCGCGCGGCAGCTCGTGGCGATCGCCGAGGAGGTCGGCAAGCCGATCCGGGCGGTGCTCATGACGCACGGGCATCCGGATCACTTCTCCGGCCTCAAGGTGTTCGAGGACGTACCGCGGTACGCCTCGCAGGGCTGTCTCGACTTCTCCCGCAAGGAGGACGCCGAGAAAGGTGCGCTGGGCAAGAGCTACCACGGAGACGACTTTGCGGAGCCGCGTGTCTTCCCGAACATGATCGTGAAGGGCGGCACGACCCTCACCATCGACGGCACCGCGTTCGCCTTCTCGGACCTCGGTCCAGGCGAGTCGGACGCCGACGGGATGTGGGTGGTGCGGGGCGCCAGCGGGACGCACGCGTTCATCGGCGACCTCGTCGCAAAGGACTGCCACAGCTTCTTCCGAGACGGCCACCTCCGAGAGTGGATGAAGCTCCTCGATCGGCTGGAAACGACGCTTCCCGCCGATGTCTTTCTCTACTACGGCCACGGCGAGCCGGGAGGAATGGAGCAGCTCCGCTGGCAGCGCGGCTACAACCAGGCGTTCTTGGACGCGATCCGCGCGATCCCGGAAAAGGACAGGCTGCCGAGCGAGGCGGATCAGGCGTCGGTGATTGCGGCGATGCAGAAGCACATGCCGGGAGATGCGGCGATCTTTCTGCTGACATACGACCTTCCGCACGTGATCGAGTGTTATTGGAGGAAGTACGGCATGGCGTAG
- a CDS encoding DJ-1/PfpI family protein — protein sequence MAGKVLAMLSEHGYWGIELVGPLTKLEAAGHKVEFVTPNGKKAEALPPSYDTGYVDPPLGVCVTTANDAELVKRFEATNRLATTKNLSAIIPERPYHSRPDFLRELEKYYAQVKEGVGALTAEYEALLLVGGSGPIVDMVNNQRVHELVLGFHRAGKPIAGICYGVAVLAFARDFNERRSIIRGKHVTGHCVEYDYHDGTGFLGTDFNMGPPPYVLEHVLSDAVAPDGQFHGNFGKETSVIVDYPFITARSLQCSHEFGDVFVGVLDKGLKRYGW from the coding sequence ATGGCTGGAAAAGTTCTCGCGATGCTGTCGGAGCACGGGTACTGGGGCATCGAGCTCGTGGGGCCGCTGACAAAGCTCGAGGCGGCCGGCCACAAGGTGGAGTTCGTCACACCGAACGGCAAGAAGGCCGAGGCGCTCCCGCCGAGCTACGACACCGGGTACGTGGACCCGCCGCTGGGCGTGTGCGTGACCACGGCGAACGATGCGGAGTTGGTGAAGCGCTTCGAGGCGACCAACCGGCTCGCGACGACGAAGAACCTCTCTGCGATCATCCCGGAGCGGCCGTACCACAGCCGCCCGGATTTCCTCCGAGAGTTGGAGAAGTACTACGCCCAGGTCAAGGAGGGAGTCGGCGCGCTGACGGCCGAGTACGAGGCGCTCCTGCTCGTGGGTGGCAGCGGACCCATCGTCGACATGGTCAACAACCAGCGGGTGCATGAGCTCGTGCTCGGCTTCCACCGCGCGGGCAAGCCCATCGCCGGCATCTGCTACGGCGTCGCGGTCCTGGCGTTCGCGCGCGACTTCAACGAGCGCCGGAGCATCATCCGCGGCAAGCACGTCACGGGCCATTGCGTCGAGTACGACTACCACGACGGGACCGGCTTCCTGGGCACCGACTTCAACATGGGACCGCCGCCGTACGTGCTCGAGCACGTCCTCTCGGACGCGGTCGCCCCTGACGGGCAGTTCCACGGCAACTTCGGCAAGGAAACGTCGGTCATCGTGGACTATCCCTTCATCACGGCCCGGTCGCTGCAGTGCTCTCACGAGTTCGGCGACGTGTTCGTGGGCGTGCTGGACAAGGGGCTGAAGCGGTATGGATGGTAG
- a CDS encoding MBL fold metallo-hydrolase codes for MNGTIVVKRRGPCTTHTYISPVDGEMVCSHIIETARRLVVVDAQLLVPYAREVREYADALGKPIDRVVVTHTHPDHWMGLEAFFGLHLSALPETADELARIGEYLLDLKRKTLGDRIARRLVLPIGDLAEGDADLDGVTLRCRRLVDTEAPLMALFELPEQRTLVAQDLVYNRVFPVVGDKNAAGQYLFDGWMRALREAQAEDYDLLLAGHGEPTSTGILGELLEYIEFAKGRFEAGAGEQSLRRELVERYPGYRVPEMLDLMSLFLYHRTW; via the coding sequence ATGAACGGGACCATCGTCGTCAAACGCAGGGGTCCGTGCACGACCCACACGTACATCTCCCCCGTGGACGGAGAGATGGTCTGCTCCCACATCATCGAGACCGCCCGCCGCCTCGTCGTCGTCGACGCGCAGCTCCTCGTTCCGTACGCGCGCGAAGTGCGGGAGTACGCCGATGCGCTCGGGAAGCCGATTGATCGCGTCGTCGTCACGCACACGCATCCCGACCACTGGATGGGGCTCGAGGCCTTCTTTGGCCTCCACCTGTCGGCTCTCCCCGAGACGGCGGACGAGCTGGCCCGGATCGGCGAGTACCTGCTCGATCTCAAACGGAAGACCCTCGGCGACAGGATCGCTCGCCGCCTCGTGCTGCCGATAGGAGATCTGGCCGAGGGGGACGCGGATCTGGACGGCGTGACCCTGCGATGCCGTCGACTGGTCGATACCGAGGCGCCGCTGATGGCGTTGTTCGAGCTGCCCGAGCAACGAACGCTCGTCGCCCAGGACCTGGTCTACAACCGCGTGTTTCCGGTGGTCGGCGACAAGAACGCGGCCGGGCAGTACCTGTTCGACGGCTGGATGCGGGCGCTGCGCGAGGCGCAGGCCGAGGACTACGATCTGCTGCTCGCCGGTCACGGCGAGCCGACCTCCACGGGGATCCTCGGGGAGCTCTTGGAATACATCGAGTTCGCGAAGGGGCGCTTCGAAGCCGGGGCGGGGGAGCAATCGCTCCGGCGGGAGCTCGTCGAACGGTATCCAGGGTACCGCGTGCCCGAGATGCTGGATCTGATGAGCCTCTTCCTTTACCACCGCACCTGGTAG